A region of Panthera uncia isolate 11264 chromosome D4, Puncia_PCG_1.0, whole genome shotgun sequence DNA encodes the following proteins:
- the DNAJB5 gene encoding dnaJ homolog subfamily B member 5 isoform X1, with the protein MGKDYYKILGIPSGANEDEIKKAYRKMALKYHPDKNKEPNAEEKFKEIAEAYDVLSDPKKRGLYDQYGEEGLKTGGGSSGGSSGSFHYTFHGDPHATFASFFGGSNPFDIFFASSRSTRPFSGFDPDDMDVDEDEDPFGAFGRFGFNGLSRGPRRAPEPLYPRRKVQDPPVVHELRVSLEEIYHGSTKRMKITRRRLNPDGRTVRTEDKILHIVIKRGWKEGTKITFPKEGDATPDNIPADIVFVLKDKPHAHFRRDGTNVLYSALISLKEALCGCTVNIPTIDGRVIPLPCNDVIKPGTVKRLRGEGLPFPKVPTQRGDLIVEFKVRFPDRLTPQTRQILKQHLPCS; encoded by the exons ATGGGAAAGGATTATTACAAGATTCTTGGGATCCCATCGGGAGCCAACGAGGATGAGATCAAGAAAGCCTACCGGAAGATGGCCTTGAAGTACCACCCAGACAAGAACAAAGAACCCAATGCTGAGGAGAAGTTTAAGGAGATTGCAGAGGCCTACGACGTGCTGAGTGACCCTAAGAAACGAGGCCTGTATGACCAGTATGGGGAGGAAG GCCTGAAGACCGGCGGTGGTTCATCAGGTGGCTCCAGTGGCTCCTTTCACTACACCTTTCACGGGGACCCCCACGCCACCTTTGCCTCCTTCTTTGGTGGCTCCAACCCCTTCGATATCTTCTTTGCCAGCAGCCGTTCCACTAGACCCTTCAGTGGCTTTGACCCAGATGACATGGATGTGGATGAAGATGAGGATCCATTTGGCGCCTTTGGCCGCTTTGGCTTCAATGGGCTGAGTAGGGGCCCAAGGCGGGCCCCCGAACCACTATACCCTCGGCGCAAGGTGCAGGACCCACCTGTGGTACATGAGCTGCGGGTGTCCCTGGAGGAGATCTACCACGGCTCCACCAAGCGCATGAAGATCACAAGGCGGCGCCTCAACCCTGATGGGCGAACTGTGCGTACCGAGGACAAGATCCTGCACATTGTCATCAAGCGTGGCTGGAAGGAAGGCACCAAGATCACCTTCCCCAAAGAAGGTGATGCCACACCTGACAACATCCCTGCTGACATTGTCTTTGTGCTCAAAGACAAGCCCCACGCACACTTCCGTCGAGATGGCACCAATGTGCTCTACAGTGCCCTGATCAGCCTCAAGGAG GCGCTGTGTGGCTGCACTGTGAACATTCCCACTATTGATGGCCGGGTGATCCCATTACCCTGCAATGACGTCATCAAGCCAGGCACCGTGAAGAGACTCCGTGGGGAGGGCCTTCCTTTCCCCAAGGTGCCCACCCAGCGAGGAGACCTCATTGTCGAGTTCAAAGTTCGCTTCCCAGACAGATTAACACCACAGACACGACAGATCCTTAAGCAGCACCTACCCTGTTCCTAG
- the DNAJB5 gene encoding dnaJ homolog subfamily B member 5 isoform X2, producing MFKRTVLSCPSPAAPPLQARGAFRSFPHFWGEDFLASLMFKIQLEPLKLRAWTLNGFVKFRNKETSAGPVAVMGKDYYKILGIPSGANEDEIKKAYRKMALKYHPDKNKEPNAEEKFKEIAEAYDVLSDPKKRGLYDQYGEEGLKTGGGSSGGSSGSFHYTFHGDPHATFASFFGGSNPFDIFFASSRSTRPFSGFDPDDMDVDEDEDPFGAFGRFGFNGLSRGPRRAPEPLYPRRKVQDPPVVHELRVSLEEIYHGSTKRMKITRRRLNPDGRTVRTEDKILHIVIKRGWKEGTKITFPKEGDATPDNIPADIVFVLKDKPHAHFRRDGTNVLYSALISLKEALCGCTVNIPTIDGRVIPLPCNDVIKPGTVKRLRGEGLPFPKVPTQRGDLIVEFKVRFPDRLTPQTRQILKQHLPCS from the exons atgTTTAAGCGCACAGTGCTCTCCTGCCCATCCCCAGCAGCACCCCCACTACAGGCCCGAGGAGCTTTCCGGAGCTTCCCACACTTCTGGGGAGAAGACTTCTTAGCCAGCTTGATGTTTAAAATTCAGCTGGAGCCCTTAAAACTTCGAGCGTGGACGCTGAATGGGTTTGTAAAGTTCCG AAACAAGGAGACAAGTGCCGGTCCAGTGGCTGTGATGGGAAAGGATTATTACAAGATTCTTGGGATCCCATCGGGAGCCAACGAGGATGAGATCAAGAAAGCCTACCGGAAGATGGCCTTGAAGTACCACCCAGACAAGAACAAAGAACCCAATGCTGAGGAGAAGTTTAAGGAGATTGCAGAGGCCTACGACGTGCTGAGTGACCCTAAGAAACGAGGCCTGTATGACCAGTATGGGGAGGAAG GCCTGAAGACCGGCGGTGGTTCATCAGGTGGCTCCAGTGGCTCCTTTCACTACACCTTTCACGGGGACCCCCACGCCACCTTTGCCTCCTTCTTTGGTGGCTCCAACCCCTTCGATATCTTCTTTGCCAGCAGCCGTTCCACTAGACCCTTCAGTGGCTTTGACCCAGATGACATGGATGTGGATGAAGATGAGGATCCATTTGGCGCCTTTGGCCGCTTTGGCTTCAATGGGCTGAGTAGGGGCCCAAGGCGGGCCCCCGAACCACTATACCCTCGGCGCAAGGTGCAGGACCCACCTGTGGTACATGAGCTGCGGGTGTCCCTGGAGGAGATCTACCACGGCTCCACCAAGCGCATGAAGATCACAAGGCGGCGCCTCAACCCTGATGGGCGAACTGTGCGTACCGAGGACAAGATCCTGCACATTGTCATCAAGCGTGGCTGGAAGGAAGGCACCAAGATCACCTTCCCCAAAGAAGGTGATGCCACACCTGACAACATCCCTGCTGACATTGTCTTTGTGCTCAAAGACAAGCCCCACGCACACTTCCGTCGAGATGGCACCAATGTGCTCTACAGTGCCCTGATCAGCCTCAAGGAG GCGCTGTGTGGCTGCACTGTGAACATTCCCACTATTGATGGCCGGGTGATCCCATTACCCTGCAATGACGTCATCAAGCCAGGCACCGTGAAGAGACTCCGTGGGGAGGGCCTTCCTTTCCCCAAGGTGCCCACCCAGCGAGGAGACCTCATTGTCGAGTTCAAAGTTCGCTTCCCAGACAGATTAACACCACAGACACGACAGATCCTTAAGCAGCACCTACCCTGTTCCTAG